The following nucleotide sequence is from Zea mays cultivar B73 chromosome 1, Zm-B73-REFERENCE-NAM-5.0, whole genome shotgun sequence.
gggcagccttgccctggcatcgtcggcgatgcgatgctggacatcctgggccagatgacgcgcttctctggtcgatgctcggcctgcccactcctgcccgatattttgccggagttgcacaagttgtcctgcttccttgtcgagcctggcctgcatctcgcagatttgctcgagctgtgtgtcctgaccccccgcagagactaggaccacagctagctcccgaaggatgtcaacgcgaggtgcaggcctagggggatcgccgtactccgacataccaaggtggttgccttcgtcgagacccctagatcgacgtggaaacattcgcgacttgggccacagtcctcgtcgtcaaggctgtggccatcatcggagtaatcggagaggcagtagtcacatgcggccatgaagtctcgcatggcactggggttaccgagcccggagaaatcccaaccagagtcgggctcgtcatcttcctcggaacccgggggcccataggtcgagacgaccgtcagtcggtcccaggttgaccacatatggtaccccagaaggttaggatatgcctttatgaaagcgtccaccgaagcgggatcgcttggtgggtcgaagctgaatctaaaaggcacaggatggaaaacggacggtacctcttgatcgacggatggtgacgaagtcgcgtcggggacggactgcaccgttatctcaggtacgaggctaacgcctagcaagtccttcgcgagcgtgctggcgtcgtccgtctgcttggggttggcgtgttgcggggaaacgacgcccgtcttcgtctcagacgcgaggtcaacgtccgccgtgtcccccgctggggcgccggcgtcgtcgactcgctcgacagccaacgaggtgccgcctcttgcttggccatggttgccccgcctcgtcctccatcggcggggaaggtgacgggacagacccagatgctgctcttccgtcacgcggggaagacgtcgtcgattccgccgccgtcgggcgggctgacggccgtcgttgtcgttgtcacgcggcggaggaaggagtaccatgtcgtagctgccgtcgagggacatgaactcgagactcccgaaacggagcagtgtcccgggctagagaggttgctggagactacccatctggagcttgacgagaagctgttcgtcaacacgcagcaggcccctacggccctacctggcgcgccaactgtcggcgtttcgaccccgggggatccctggaccgacgagtaaattgtcgctgcgtgtcccagcccagatgggtcggcgcgagatggaacacaagggggaacaaaagagggaaccgcggctcgtgttatcctgcacccagggcggatgcgcttgcagtagggggttacaagcgttcgcgaggcagagagagagagagagagtgggagcctgtccgtcagcccattctcccgcgcggccaccttcccgtacgagggccctggaccttccttttatagacgtaaggagaaggcccaggtgtacaatggggagtgtagcaatgtgctaacgtgtctagcagagaggagccagagccctatgtacatgccgacgtggctgttggagaggtgttggtgccctgttcatgtgatgtcgtggccgtcggaggagcgcttgagccctgtagaattacagctgtcggggctatcgggtccttgctgacgtctccttgcttccgtaaggggctgagaaccgccgtcgttatggatcacgcggggtgccatcattagttgtttaccggggcgagccagatgggacgccggtcttggtccccgtagcctgagctagctagggttagggtaatgatgtatccccttgtaacgtggtcggtccgagcccaaggtcgggcgaggcggtgactcctccgaggtcgaggttgagtccgagccctggggtcgggcgaggcggagaccgtcttccgaggtcgaggttgagtccgagccctggggtcgggcgaggcggagaccgtcttccggggttgaggttgagtccgagccctggggtcgggcgaggcggataccGTCTTCCGGgggcgaggttgagtccgagccctggggtcaggcgaggcggatactgtcttccgaggccgaggcgggggccgagccttggggtcgggtgaggcggagcttcctatggcgcctgaggctagacttggctgcggtcagcctcaccctggcgggtggcacagctgtcggagcagggcaggcggcgctgttttcctgtcaggtcagtcagtggaggggcgaaatgactgcggccacttcggccctgtcgactgaggaacgcgcgtcaggataaagtgtcaaacgatccttgcattgaatgctcctgtgatacggtcggttggcgaggcgatctagctaaggttgcttctccgtgaagcctgcccgagctgggcctcgggcgagtcgaaggtgcgcccgttgcttgaggagaccctcgggcaagacgtgaatccacctgggtctgctgttcttgcccgaggctgggctcgagcgaggcgagatcgtgtcccttgagtgggcggagctttgacctgtattgggCCCATCAGGTCgttgcaactttgtgctgatggtggttaccagccgagtttaggagtcttgggggtacccctaattatggtccccgacagaaggGCTTCATCCATGAAATTgcttctttcctaaatttacttgTTTGAAAGCATTGAATTTGATCTTCTGTAAAAGCCTTTGGTTACCTAAATAATGCCTAGATTTCTATGTCTATGTTAGCAAAATCAGATGATCCAAAATAAATTCATCATAGTTTCTCAGTTACTCAAGTCATATTCCTTGTCTATTTTCAGTACTATAAATATTTTGTAACTAACCATAAATTTTCCTTTTATAGGATGCTAAATAGTAAAAACATATCAATCTGTCACAAAATTAGCACACATAACTTCAAACATAATTTACTCAAGCCTCTGCATTTACTTTTTTAGAAAAAGTTTAACACATGACGTAGAAATCAAGATAGGTTCAAACAGTAACAAATCAGACTTCTCTAAAACATTTTTATATGCAATATATAATGTTGCATCGACAATTGTTGATTATCCGTTGACAATAATATATAGTAGATACGCAGGCATCTAGTCTAAACTTACTAGTTGCTTGTATCCTTGTATCGATCTTGCATATATGGAAGCCGTCAAACTACAATCAGTAATTGCATTCTATCACTCTAAAGTACAAATATCTTTACCTTTTCTTAGTCTGTCTCTTAGTAACTGAAATTTTGGAACAATGATAGATAATCTAAATCAATGATAGATGACTCGTATAAAATAAAGTTTATGGAAACACAAACATTTTCATAGAGCGCGGAAGAAATTAGAGCACCAAATCAATGATAGTTGCACGCCAACCTTTAATAATAAGTGCAAACTGGAATCATTTAGGAGATGGGGATTTCACTAACCATGCTGATTTGCTCCTCGTGCAGTGCTCCAAGACCAAGACCCTGctccaagaccaagaccaagacctcgccgtgccggagGATCTGTTGCCCGGCAGCGTCCTCGGCGCCAGCACGCTCTTCTCGACGCACTTCTTCCATGCGAGGGCTGCGTCCGCCTCTAGCAGCCGCTCGACGGACTGGTCCCGCGAGCTGCACGACGCCCGCGCGCTCGGCACCGACGACCTGGCCGACAGAGAGGACTCGTCGGAGCTCTCCCTCGCTGACGCTTCTTCAGCGTTCATCGTCGCGACCTCTGCTGTGGCCACGGCAGTAGCTTCGACTGGtagagggtttagggtttagggagggAGGCGGCGAGGTCAGAAGGAGGAGAGGGAGGCAGGCAGCGGGCACCGAACAACGGACAGGAGGGCTACATGGAACGCTCAGAGCTCGTTTGAAGAAAATTTTTGGGTCCGGTCCGCCAGGTGTTACACGCGGAGAGGCTCATGCTCACGGAAACGCGGGGAGGGCTCGAATCCCTGACGTCTTTTAACTAAAGGTAATATATTGATTTTACCAATAAAAACCGAATGTGATCAATTAAAAATCACAACCTTGATAAGTTCTTTATGCTCCTGCGAGTATGTTGCAAGACGTCTTCCGTCACCGTCTTAGCTGACGTGGTGTTTTTAGTTTGAGAAGTCATTTTATTCTAGACTAGCAAAGTGTTTATACATTGTTATGATTTTTTTATACTTAAGTATTGAATATAAAACACAAAGACAAGTGtgttgttgtcggcgtttcgaacccggggggtccctagaccgacgagtaaattgtcgccgcgtgccccagcccagatgggtcggcgcgagacggagcgcgaaagggggaagcagccggagggagacaggcgtgagaggtgaaacccgcggccttcgtgtttgtcccgcgcccaggtcgggtgcgcttgcagtagggggttacaagcgtccacgcgggagggatcgAGCGGCCTtatgcgagcgccgtcccgtccttccccgcgcggccaaccctttgtaagagggccctggaccttccttttataggagtaaggaaaggatccaggtgtacaatgggggtgtagcagtgtgctaacgtgtctagcggaggagagctagtgccctaagtacatgccatcgtggcagccgaagaggttttggcacccggttcgtgtggtgttgtggccgtcggaggagtgctggagcctggcggagggacaactgtcggggctgtcgggtccttgctgacgtccttttgcttccgtaagggggctgagagccgccgtcgtcatagagcgtgcggagcgccatcattacatgtttggcggagcgagccagatgggacgccggtcttgttccccgtagtctgagtcagcttggggtagggtaatgatggcgcctcctgtgacgtggtcggtccgagccctgggttgggcaaggtggaggctccttcgaggtcgaaGTCGAGtcttgtcttccgaggccgaggtcgagtccgagcccctgggtcgagcgaggcggagaccgtcggctgaggccagggctgagtccgagccctagggtcgggcgaagcggagttcgtcgtcttccggggctgagcccgagtccgagccctggggtcgagcaaagcggagttcgtcgtcttccggggctgagcccgagtccgagccctggggtcgagcgatgcggagttcgtcgtcttccagggctgagcccgagccctggggtcgggcgaagcggagttcgtcgtcttccagggctgagcccgagtccgagccctggggtcgggcgatgcggagtccgtcgtcttccggggctaagcccgagtccgagccctggggtcgggcgaagcggagttcgtcgtcttccagggctgagcccgagtccgagccctggggtcgggcgatgcggagttcgtcgtcttccggggctgagcccgagtccgagccttggggtcaggcgaagcggagttcgtcgtcttccggggctgagtccgagtccgagccctggggtcgggcgaagcggagtttcctatggcacctgaggccggacttggctgctgtcagcctcactctatcgagtggcacggcagtcggagcagcgcaggcggcgctgtccttttatcaggccggtcagtggagcggcgaagtgactatggtcacttcggctctgtcgactggagggcgtgcgtcaggataaaggtgtcaggccacctttgcattaaatgcccctgcgattcggtcggttggcgtggcgacttggccaaggttgcttcttagtgaagactgggcctcgggcgagccgaaggtgtgtccgttgccgcagggggtcctcgggcgagacgtaaatcctccggggtcggctgcccttgcccgaggctgggctcgggtgaggcgcgatcgcgtcccttgaatggaccgatccttgacttaatcacacccatcaggcctttgcagctttgtggtgatgggggttaccagctgagattt
It contains:
- the LOC103645115 gene encoding uncharacterized protein, which produces MNAEEASARESSDESSLSARSSVPSARASCSSRDQSVERLLEADAALAWKKCVEKSVLAPRTLPGNRSSGTARSWSWSWSRVLVLEHCTRSKSAWEIVDKELRKERPSIDNQRLLSRRVDGDDFVLNKAQRLALKRNLGNCELSFTPIKSKQIFFNMQNIAVRLGKL